Proteins encoded within one genomic window of Misgurnus anguillicaudatus chromosome 18, ASM2758022v2, whole genome shotgun sequence:
- the kcnk5b gene encoding potassium channel subfamily K member 5b, whose product MADKGPILTSIIIFYLSIGAAIFQILEEPNWKSALEDYKTQMADILKKYPCLKKDDLDEITKVVAKAAGLGVTITGEKQFNIWKWENAVIFAATVITTIGYGNVAPKTAGGRVFCILYGLCGIPLCLTWISEMGTVFSDRAKRLSQVLLHKGLTARKVQFICTAVFLLWGFLVHLIIPSFVFMACEQWTYLEGLYFSYTTMTTVGFGDYVAGVNPDMDYPALYRFFVQLWICMGLAWLSLFFSWNVHMVVEAHKVLKKRRLRRHRLSIDDCPETKPLLKKSPKPPPLSGVIDIFKFMSEKAEDYSDVIQSIRANEKRRRNTSGTEEPELARSKSCSDILNGLVIPLEHSPRLKRRFSVSANMCMITSDKSTEDLNKNQEEQKLPKETHKDFCCTIDPPVFQSPTQNPNITNNVDSRFSVYKVPEDQISERRKSAG is encoded by the exons ATGGCAGATAAAGGACCTATCTTGACTTCAATCATCATTTTTTACTTGTCTATCGGAGCTGCGATATTTCAGATACTCGAGGAACCAAACTGGAAATCAGCTTTAGAAGATTATAAAACCCAAATGGCCGATATATTAAAGAAGTATCCTTGCTTAAAAAAGGATGATTTGGACGAGATCACCAAG GTTGTGGCTAAGGCGGCTGGATTAGGTGTGACCATAACAGGAGAAAAACAATTCAACATCTGGAAATGGGAGAATGCTGTTATTTTTGCTGCCACTGTCATTACTACCATAG GTTATGGTAATGTTGCTCCGAAGACTGCCGGAGGTCGTGTGTTTTGTATTCTTTATGGCCTTTGCGGCATTCCTTTGTGTCTCACGTGGATAAGTGAGATGGGTACCGTCTTTAGCGACAGAGCAAAGCGTCTAAGTCAGGTTCTTCTCCACAAAGGCCTCACTGCG AGAAAGGTTCAGTTCATTTGCACAGctgtattccttttatggggTTTCCTGGTTCACCTGATCATCCCATCATTTGTGTTTATGGCCTGTGAGCAATGGACATACTTGGAAGGCCTCTATTTTTCTTATACCACCATGACCACTGTAGGTTTTGGAGACTATGTAGCAG GTGTGAACCCAGATATGGACTACCCGGCTCTTTACAGATTCTTTGTGCAGCTGTGGATTTGCATGGGTCTTGCCTGGTTGTCTCTGTTTTTCAGCTGGAATGTGCATATGGTGGTGGAGGCTCATAAAGTCCTCAAAAAAAGGAGATTGAGACGTCACAGACTTTCCATTGATGACTGTCCTGAAACCAaaccattattaaaaaaatctccaAAGCCACCACCTCTCTCTGGCGTCATTGACATCTTTAAGTTTATGTCTGAAAAGGCTGAGGACTACAGCGATGTCATCCAATCTATTAGAGCAAATGAGAAGAGGAGGAGAAATACATCTGGCACAGAGGAACCAGAACTGGCACGATCCAAAAGCTGCAGTGACATTCTGAACGGTCTTGTGATCCCACTCGAACACTCTCCCCGTCTGAAACGAAGGTTTAGCGTCAGTGCGAACATGTGCATGATCACATCTGATAAGTCAACAGAAGATCTCAACAAAAATCAAGAGGAACAGAAACTGCCAAAGGAAACCCATAAAGATTTTTGCTGTACGATAGACCCACCAGTCTTTCAAAGTCCTACACAAAACCCCAATATTACCAATAATGTTGACTCAAGGTTTTCCGTCTATAAAGTACCAGAAGACCAAATATCAGAAAGGAGAAAAAGTGCTGGTTGA
- the syt14b gene encoding LOW QUALITY PROTEIN: synaptotagmin-14b (The sequence of the model RefSeq protein was modified relative to this genomic sequence to represent the inferred CDS: deleted 2 bases in 2 codons; substituted 1 base at 1 genomic stop codon): MAFFKNFQQSLPSVSSLLDSVSTTVSSAVDDLSSAVSDVTYTVSDQLTEQVNTIINKVQTEDDDKFKKDEAEGCSDDMQKERRSRRMKQQETDAYISDLGTDGEGRKSKKSKKNSLWTLEVDEEEIMREKERQEEARRAEEEEWEWCYAPSKGWYRKRKDPNQSQSAAQSTDNQKGNSHQTSKEELAAQEGVVCNEKTNRVHLSNNQEDQNSQEIPGGPKTMKKSSNSKENEEHENVEEDNRSESPGRLTPATGRRINGNEEDKDETSCQEHETSRSSPRNKTDNGYSSREKLKKDGKASSDEDQEEDIKGKITNSNAKKTKKGKDGGCPERSLSGSDDEGNGGEASPEQLKRKKGSSSLNEPQPSPYQDKVDVKKCSKKDRSSSVDTNGSEVSECSEDPEDTESCLNKDIEEDAPSDSTTVLGPEVKKAPRHFPRCVLLYYKWSVFTETFWFMCVEQKALGDHLIKFVKPLREKESGPTPREAWWVSRGDSLVEASHSDETTTKAARSIANRTRAKWAKTGVLCVYTIVTNLTFIHFVWENEETVGPGETLLYCTCECASSYERRSGALKRVPSRERGVGNPACPEVPTKGRPCPVEDRLTTPKRRTYPQPKNEAFVFQVALFQLFDVIMXVSVYSRQSSMKRRKPMGQLGWDMLALNITTEKQEGQHI; the protein is encoded by the exons ATGGCATTTTTCAAGAACTTCCAACAGAGCCTTCCTTCAGTCAGTTCCCTCCTGGACTCCGTCTCAACCACCGTCTCTAGTGCCGTGGACGATTTGTCCTCAGCCGTGAGTGATGTCACCTACACAGTCAGTGATCAACTTACAGAGCAGGTCAATACAATTATCAACAAAGTGCAGACAGAAGATGATGACAAATTCAAAAAAGATGAAGCTGAAGGTTGTTCTGATGACATGCAAAAGGAAAGAAGGAGCCGTAGGATGAAGCAGCAGGAGACAGACGCTTATATTTCAGACCTAGGCACAGATGGAGAAGGACGAAAGAGCAAAAAATCAAAAAAGAACTCTTTGTGGACTCTAGAAGTTGATGAAGAGGAAATaatgagagagaaagaaaggcAAGAGGAAGCcagaagagctgaggaagaagAGTGGGAGTGGTGCTATGCCCCATCTAAAGGTTGGTACCGTAAAAGAAAGGACCCAAACCAGTCACAAAGTGCAGCTCAGTCCACTGACAACCAGAAAGGGAACAGTCATCAAACTTCCAAAGAGGAGCTTGCTGCTCAGGAAGGTGTCGTTTGTAATGAGAAAACTAACAGAGTCCACTTAAGTAATAATCAGGAGGATCAAAACTCTCAAGAAATCCCTGGTGGcccaaaaacaatgaaa aaatcatcaaactCTAAAGAGAATGAAGAACATGAGAATGTCGAGGAGGATAATAGGTCAGAAAGTCCTGGGAGATTGACTCCAGCCACAGGCAGGAGAATAAATGGAAATGAAGAAGATAAAGACGAGACATCATGTCAGGAACATGAAACATCAAGATCTTCACCTAGAAACAAGACAGATAATGGGTATTCATCAAGAGAAAAACTAAAGAAAGACGGTAAAGCTTCCAGTGATGAAGACCAGGAGGAGGACATCAAAGGAAAGATCACAAATTCAAATGCAAAGAAGACCAAGAAAGGTAAAG ATGGGGGTTGTCCAGAAAGAAGTTTATCGGGGAGTGACGACGAGGGAAATGGTGGTGAGGCCTCACCTGAGCAAT TGAAAAGGAAAAAGGGTTCAAGTTCTCTGAATGAACCTCAGCCTTCACCATACCAAGACAAAGTGGACGTAAAAAAGTGTAGTAAAAAGGACCGCAGTAGCTCAGTGGACACCAATGGAAGTGAGGTTAGTGAATGCAGTGAGGACCCTGAAGACACAGAAAGTTGCCTTAATAAGGATATTGAGGAGGATGCACCCAGTGACAGTACCACTGTTTTGGGGCCGGAGGTGAAGAAGGCGCCCCGCCACTTTCCCCGATGTGTTCTTCT GTATTATAAATGGTCTGTCTTCACAGAAACATTCTGGTTCATGTGTGTAGAACAGAAGGCTTTGGGTGATCATTTAATCAAATTTGT TAAACCCCTCCGGGAAAAGGagagcggccctacccctagggaagcgtggtgggtgagccgaggagATTCTTTGGTCGAAGCCAGCCACAGTGACGAGACCACCACTAAGGCCGCGAGATCCATCGCTAATCGGACTCGGGCAAAGTGGGCAAAGACGGGCGTCCTTTGTGTGTACACGattgtg acaaaCCTCACCTTCATACACTTTGTCTGGGAGAACGAAGAGACTGTCGGCCCTGGTGAAACCCTATTATACTGTACGTGTGAGTGTGCTTCTAGCTACGAGCGACGGAGTGGTGCCCTGAAACGAGTCCCGTCGAG AGAACGTGGTGTAGGAAATCCCGCCTGTCCCGAGGTCCCTACaaaagggcgcccctgtccggtgGAAGATCGCCTAACG ACTCCAAAGAGAAGGACATATCCTCAACCCAAAAATGAAGCATTTGTTTTTCAAGTGGCGCTGTTTCAGCTGTTTGATGTTATAATGTAGGTATCTGTGTACAGTCGACAGAGCAGCATGAAGAGAAGAAAGCCAATGGGT CAATTGGGTTGGGATATGCTGGCCCTCAACATCACCACAGAGAAGCAGGAGGGACAGCACATCTAA